From the Streptomyces nodosus genome, the window CCCGTCGTACTACCTGCGCTACTACTACGCCCACGACGAGGTGGTGCGGGAACTGCGGACCAAGCCCTCGCGCGCCGCCGAAGTGGCCGAGATGGAACGCCAGTTGCTCAAGATGTACGGCGACCCGGCGCTGGACGAGAAGCCGGCGCTGCTGGCCCGGCGGGGCGGCGCCTACTACTCGGAGGCGGCCGTCGACCTGGCGGCGGCGCTGCTGGGCGACGGCGGGGGCCCCGAGGTCTCCCCGGGCACGCGGACAGGAGGCTCCCCGTACCAGGTGGTGAACGTGTCCAACCGGGGCACCCTGCCCTTCCTGCCGGACGACGCGGTGATCGAGGTGCAGGCCGCGGTGGGACCGCACGGCCCGGTCCCGCTGCCCGTGCCGGCGGTGGACCCGCTGTACGCGGGGCTGCTGGCACAGGTGACCGCCTATGAGGACCTGGCGCTCGAGGCCGCCCTGCGCGGGGGCCGGGACCGGGTGTTCCGGGCGCTGCTCGCCCATCCCCTGATCGGCCAGTACGCCTACGCCGACACCCTGACCGACCAGCTGATCGCGCACAACCGGGAGCACCTCCCGTGGGCCTGACCGCAAGCGTCCTCGCTCTCGACGCGGGCAACAGCAAGACGGATGTCGCCGTCGTGGCCGCCGACGGCGAGATCCTGGCCACCGCGCGGGGCGGGGGCTTCAGACCGCCCGCGGTGGGCGTCGAGACGGCGGTGGACACCCTGGCCGAGGCGGTCCGGCGGGCCTTCGCCACGGCCGGCGTCAGCTCCGTCGCCCATGTCTCGGCCTGTCTCGCCAACGCCGACCTCCCGGTGGAGGAGGAGCGGTTGGCGGCGGCGCTGGACGCGCGCGGCTGGGGCGCGAGCACCGAGGTGCACAACGACACCTTCGCCGTGCTGCGGGCCGGTGTCTCCGAGCCCCTGGGGGTGGCGGTGGTGTGCGGCGCCGGGATCAACTGCGCCGGGATGCGCCCCGACGGACGCACCGCCCGCTTTCCCGCGCTGGGCCGTATCTCCGGCGACTGGGGCGGCGGCTGGGGCCTGGCCGAGGAGGCGCTGTGGTGGGCGGCGCGCGCGGAGGACGGCCGGGGCGGCCCCACCGCGCTGATGCGCACCCTGCCCGCGCACTTCGGGCTGGACTCCATGTACGCGCTCATCGAGGCGCTCCATCTGGAGCACCTCGCGCACGACCGGCGGCACGAGCTGACGCCGGTGCTGTTCGCCACGGCACGGGACGGCGACCCGGTGGCCCGGGCGATCGTCGACCGGCTCGCCGAGGAGGTCGTCGCCATGGTCACCGTCGCGCTGACCCGTCTGGATCTGCTCGGCGAACCGGCCCCGGTGCTGCTCGGCGGCAGCGTGCTGGCCGCCCGCCATCCCCAACTCGACGACCGCATACGGGAACTGCTGGCGGTCCGGGCGCCCGGGGCGGTGCCCCGGGTGGTCATGGCCCGCCCGGTGCTCGGCGCGATCCTGCTCGGCCTGGACCGCGTCCGCGCTCCCGAGGAGGTGCACGCCCGGGTGCGGGAACACTACGAGGGCACCGCCTGAGCACCGCCCGGCACCCGGCCGTCACCCACGGCTCCCGGCGACCGGCCGTTCCGTCCGGGAGCGGGGTGGGCCGTGCGGCCCCGAGCGGCCCCGTGCGGCCGACGGCCGTGCGGGCGCCTCCGGGCCCGGGTGTTCCGGAGCGGCGCGGCCGCAGGCTCGTCACGGCCGGCCGCCGCGCGGTTCCCCGCACCCCTCGCGGCGCGCCCGGACGCCGTGACTCCCCTCCCGCGGGCACCGAGCAGGTGACGGAGGGGAACCGAAAACCGTCATGTCGCGTTTTCCTCAGCGGAGGTGATCCCACGGAAGCCGGGCAGCAGAGTGACCGACAGCCGGCGGGCGTCGCCGTGATCCGGGGACGAGATCGGGCGAGGCCCTGTGCGGA encodes:
- a CDS encoding N-acetylglucosamine kinase produces the protein MGLTASVLALDAGNSKTDVAVVAADGEILATARGGGFRPPAVGVETAVDTLAEAVRRAFATAGVSSVAHVSACLANADLPVEEERLAAALDARGWGASTEVHNDTFAVLRAGVSEPLGVAVVCGAGINCAGMRPDGRTARFPALGRISGDWGGGWGLAEEALWWAARAEDGRGGPTALMRTLPAHFGLDSMYALIEALHLEHLAHDRRHELTPVLFATARDGDPVARAIVDRLAEEVVAMVTVALTRLDLLGEPAPVLLGGSVLAARHPQLDDRIRELLAVRAPGAVPRVVMARPVLGAILLGLDRVRAPEEVHARVREHYEGTA